One Ferroacidibacillus organovorans genomic window, GCTCTTGTCACTGAATGAGGATATGCAGGTTGCGGTTTTAAAGGAGATTCTTGAGAAAGACCTGAATGTTAAACAAACAGAGACACGTGTCAAGGTTCTCCTTGAAAATCAACAAAAAAGCAAGAGGATAAAAAAGCTCTCTGTTTCAAAGGATGTTCGACTGGCGTTAAACACGATTCGCCAATCGTTGCAGTTGATCAAGAATATGGGCATGGGACTTGATGCGGTTGAGGAAGAGCAGGATGACTATTACCAATTTACCATTCGCGTTCCAAAACGAAGTGATTAAAAAAATTTCCATCTTCTGTATTCGATTTGAATTTAATGGATGACACGCCCTGATTTGTGCTGTGGAATCAGGGCGTTTTTTTAGCTTCATTAATTCTTTCATCGACTTTCTTGCTAGACGTGCATCCCTTAGGTCTTGTACAATAGGTTGGCGAACATGAGCGATGATCTAATGTATTTCACGCACAATGAGATAGATTCTATAATTTATTGAAATGGGTTGTTTTCATGGGCTCTTTTTTTGTTTATCGGGGGTATGGATTATGGCGAGAGTGATGGCGATCGCCAACCAAAAGGGTGGCGTAGGAAAGACCACGACAAGTGTCAATTTAGGTGCGAGTCTCGCGGCTCTTGGCAAGCGTGTATTACTGATTGATATCGATCCGCAGGGAAATACGACATCAGGTGTGGGAATCAATAAAGGCGATGTATCGAATTGCATCTATGACGTCATCATGAATGAGGTTGAGCCTCGCGAGTCGATTGTGACGACGGATCAGGATAATTTATGGATTATCCCTGCGACGATACAATTGGCTGGCGCAGAAATCGAGTTGGGTCCGACGATTGCGCGTGAGGCTCGTCTGCGTCGCGCGATTGCAGATGTTCGATCAGAATATGACTATATCCTCATCGACTGTCCTCCATCGCTTGGACTTCTTACAATCAATGCATTGACTGCATCAGATTCCGTTGTGATTCCAGTTCAATGTGAGTATTATGCGCTTGAAGGGCTAACTCAATTGTTAAGTACCATTCGGTATGTTCAGAAATACTTTAATAAGTCGCTTGAAATCCAAGGTGTTGTCCTGACAATGCTTGATGCGAGAACAAACTTGGGTATTCAGGTGATTGAGGATGTGAAAAAGTATTTTCGAGAGAAGGTATATCAAACGATCATTCCTCGCAATGTTAGGTTGAGCGAAGCGCCAAGTCACGGCAAATCGATTCTTCAGTATGATGCAAAATCAAGAGGTGCAGAGGTGTATCTTGATCTTGCGAAGGAAGTGATAGGGCTATGAAGGCTAAGGGTGGGCTTGGAAAGGGACTTGAAGCTTTAATTCCGCAAATAACGGAAAATGAAGGCGATGTAGTCATTCAAACGGTTCGAGTTTCCGAACTTTCTCCCAACCCTTATCAACCGAGGCGTGAGTTTGACTCTGACCGTTTGCAGGAACTCGTCGAATCAATTCGCGAGCACGGCGTCTTGCAACCGATTGTTGTGAGAAAAAGAGCGGTTGGATTTGGCTACGAAATCATCGCTGGTGAGCGAAGATTTCGTGCGGCACAACAGGTTGGCCTTCATGAATTGCCCGCGGTGGTTCGTAACTTTAGTGATCGTGATGCGATGGAGATTGCCCTCATTGAAAACTTGCAGCGCGAGGACTTAAATGCTATTGAGATTGCTGAAGCATATGTCCGGATTATGGAACATTTTTCTTTGACACAAGAAGAAATGGCTGTACGTGTCGGTCAAAGTCGTTCGCATGTTGCGAATTTGATTCGGTTGCTCAGTCTTCCTGCGTCGCTTCAAGAAAGTGTTTCACGTGGAACGCTCTCGATGGGTCACGCACGGGCCTTGCTGGGAGTTGACCAGGCTGAGCTGCAAATTCAGTTGGCGAAACGAATTGAGTCTGAAGGACTAAGCGTTCGCGATGTGGAGCAAATTGTGCAAGAGAATCGCAATGTTCCACGTGAAACAAATAAAACTGATAAGAGAAAAGAAGAGAGAGAGAAACGTCCCGCAGTGCTTCAGGAGTATGAATCGCTATTCCGTGATTGCTTGGGAACGGCTGTGCGCATTCAACAAGGAAAACGGAAGGGTAAAATTGAAATTGAGTACTATACGATGGATGATTTAGAGCGAATCTTGGCGATTGTTCACGCAGAACACCGATGATTCGAAATGTCCCTGGTAAGTAATCATGCTGTCTGCCAGGCAATTGGGGATGGATAAAATGACAATCTATCTTGATAACGCCGCATCCAGTTGGCCAAAACCTCCTGAAGTTTATGATGCGGTGAAAAATTGGATGCAAAAAAATGGAGCCAATCCGGGACGCGGAAGCCACGCGATGGGAAGAGAAGCCCACCAATTGCTCTATACGGTGCGGTCAGAACTTGCCCATCTTTTTCATGTTGAAGACCCATCAAGAATCGCATTGCTTCAAAATATCACGGAAGCACTCAATGTTGCGCTGTTCGGGTTTTTGGAGCCGAACGATCACGTTGTTTCAAATGATTTGGAACACAACAGTATTCGAAGGCCTCTCGAGAGACTCAAGTCACAGGGAGTAAACGTGAATCGTGTGCAACTTCAAAATGGAAATGAACTGGAGTCATTGGCTGAACGCTGCAATGAGAGAACAAAATTATTGGTTTTGACACACGGAAGCAATGTGACAGGAGAAATCATCCCTTTGCAGAGGGTTGTTAAACAGATAAAGCATATCTACCCCAATCTCCACGTTTTGGTGGATGCTGCACAGACAGTAGGGTATGAAGAGATTGACGTTACACAATCAGGCGTTGATCTTTTTGCGTTTACAGGACATAAAGGCCTCTTTGGACCGCAGGGAACGGGAGGGCTCTATGTAGCGCCTGGCATACGCCTGGAACCTCTTTTGCTCGGTGGAACAGGAAGGAATTCAGAGTCTGTCGATGCACCATTAAATATGCCCGAGCGATTGGAGAGTGGGACGAGAAATACGCCTGGTTTTGCCGGTTTATTAGAAGGAATACGTTATCTGCGCGGTGTGGGAATCTCGACGGTTCAACAGCATGACTTTGCTCTCATACAAAGAGTGTTTGAAGGACTTTGTGGATTAAAAGGTGTGACTGTGCTTGGTCCACCGCTCGGTTCATACCGCCTGCCACTTCTCAGTTTTACAGTTAAAGGATATCAATCCAATGAAGTTGTAGTCATTCTTGACCAACACTATCGTATTGCGGTTCGGGGAGGACTCCATTGTGCACCGGATGTTCATCAGCAATACGGCACAAAGGATACGGGCGCCATTCGTGTGAGCGTGAGTTGGTTTACAACAGTAGAAGAAGTCGATTTATTCATTGCGGCAATGAAAGATATTGTTGAAGCGATCGTGTGAGAATCGGTTAATGGGTAAATGATTGAGGAGGTTCTTTTGTGTTTTTGGCGGGACCAATCGTCAATACGATTGCGATCATGGTTGGGTCATTCATTGGTCTGGTCTTTCATCGTATCCCTGAGCGGTTAAAAGTAACCGTAATGCAGGGAATGGGCATATTTGTTGCAGTTTTAGGGATTTCCATGGCCTTACAGGCGCCCAATGATACGTTGTACGTGATCCTCTCGCTCGTGGTAGGCGGGGTTGTCGGTTCACTCATGGATCTAGAGGGTAAATTGGAAACCTTCGGATCGTGGCTGGAAACAAAGCTTGGTCGCTCAGGCGGGAAGCTTTCTCAGGCATTTGTGTTTGCAAGCTTGGTGTACGGTGTGGGGTCCATGGCAATTTTAGGATCTATACAAAGTGGTGTAAGTGGCAAGAATACGATACTCTATCTAAAAAGCGCTCTCGATGGGTTTTCATCCGTCATATTCACCTCGACAATGGGCATAGGGATAGGACTATCTGCTTTTCCCATCCTGCTTTATGAAGGTGGTCTGGCTGCGATTGCTCACTATTTTGGGGCAGATCTTAGAAACGCTGTGATCATTTCAGATGTGACGGCAGTCGGTGGTATACTTATCGTGGGCATAGGACTGAATGTCCTTGAGATTGTTAAAATCCGAGTAGGTAATCTGCTCCCGAGTATGCTTGTTGTAGCACTATTGCGATACGCCGGACTGCATTACAGTTCTCTACTCTTGTTTCTCCATCTTTAATGTACAGGAGCGTTCATCGTGCTTTCATTTATGACAACGATTTATCGACCGGGGATTCTCATTTCTGTCGCGGCGGGAAGTCTTGCATTCAGTCTGATTACGCTGTTGATTGCGCTCATTTCATCAGGAAGCGTTCGTCGACTTAAACGACGCTATCGCCAGTTGGTGAGAAATCAAGAGGGTGTAGATCTTGAAGACCTCATGAAGACGATTCATCAAGAGAATGAGGCGCTACAGAATCAGGTGCGCATGTTGGCAAGACAGGTTGAATCGCATGAAATGAGACTTAAATCAAAGGTTTCGAGTGTTCAGCTCTTTCGCTACAACGCATTTCGTGAGCCAGGAAATGATCTGAGTTTTTCACTGTCACTCATCGATGAAGAAGGGCGCGGTGCAGTGCTTAGCAGTATCTACGGCAGAGAAGATTCACGTGTGTACGCGAAACCTCTGGAAGAGGGAGCTTCAACGTACACACTGACTGATGAAGAGCGTGAAGTGATCGCTCGCACGATGAAACAATCTGCCGAGGCTGGATCAGGCATTCCTAAACATTTGATGCCAAAGTCGACTGGTTAATGTGGGTGATGTGTCCTCCGCTTGAACCAATTCACTGTTGACGTGATTGGCGATGCTTTGCTCAATGGAATCTGCAATGACTTTGGCCATGGAGATTACCAACTGTAGTCGCGTGTTTTGAAGAACAAAGTATTCCATAAAACCACCAACATTAACAATTCCCGTGATGTGGACATCTCCCACTTCCGGGAGTTTTTTATTTACACCAGCGCCTGGTTTGAGTGGACCTTGTGCAAACTGAATTTTTCCGACGCTGCTACTCTGGCCAAGACATGCGTCCACAGCGATGATGTAGGGATGAACGAATGAACGTTCGATATGTTGGATGGTTTCTTTGAGATTTACAGCGTGAACAGGCGATTCAAGCGTCCCAAAGACGTAGCAATCGTGATTTTGTTCGAGCAAACGAGTGCCAACAAATGGGCCAAGAGCATCCCCGGTTGAACGATCTGTTCCAATGCACAGAATGATCAGTGGTCGACGAGGATCCCTTTTTACAAGGTGATGGTTCAGCGCATTTGAAAGGACTGATTTGGCTTGAATGTCAGTGTAGTCAATCTGAATGGGATTGCCGGCAGTATTTTTTATGAACAGTTCCATCACGTCCCAATGAGAACTTACTAGTACAGTATGTGACGAGAAAGAGTCAGATTATACTTCCTGTCAGCATACAATTTAGGGATGGACAAGAATGGGTGACAAAGCAAAGAGGGTTGAAAATGATTATTGATCTTATGGGAGTTCTGATTCTCGCATGGGCAACACTGATCGGGTATGGCATAGGAGGATATCGTATACTGCTATGGTTGTCTGTATTTGTAGGCACCATCAGTGCCGTGGAGTGGGCAACACCGTGGCTTCAGCTGTTTCGTCAGGATTACTCATATCAACAAGTGATCCTCCGCTACTTACGAAATTTGCTTGCTCCTGATCGGCCAGCTTCTGCAGGGAAGTTTGGGATTTTGGCTGTATTCAGCCAAAAAAATCACACGCTTATTTCATTGTATCGACAGAGCTATGCAATCATGTATGCTATTTCTGTCGCCTTTGGACTCTTTATGGCAATCCGCATTTTCTCAAATGTATGGCCAGACCAACTCGCGCGTAAAGGCCAGCAGAGCATTGGCGGCTGGCTTGGCCTATTTGTCGGACTTTATATGGTTTTGGAGATGGTGCACAGCTTTATAATTTTAAGCTATTGGAGTCATGCAAGTGGCTTAACTTCACTCTTGCGGTCATCTTTGCTCATTCATCTGTGGACGCTCATCTATAGAAATGGTATGCTTAGCTGATAAATTTCAGATAAATGATGAAGGACATCATTGTCTAGGCAAGATTATGTGACGATGCGCAGGTGGAGTTACTCCATGATTGAGAAGGAATTTCATCTCGGTGATTATGTTGTTATGAAAAAACCTCATCCCTGCGGGACAAATGAGTGGGAAATTATCCGCATGGGCATGGATATCCGCATTAAATGTAGAAATTGCGGAAGAAGTGTTCTTATGCAGCGCAGGGATTTTGAAAAGATGCTAAAAAAAGTGGTCCAATCAAAGGATGCAGCTCAATGAATTGGGTAAAGACTGCCTGTCCATTAGACTGTTATGACACATGCGGCATGCTTGCCAGAATCGATGGCGGAAAAATTGTCGAGGTAAAGGGCGATCCGGATCACCCGATCACTAAAGGACGACTTTGTGTTCGCGGGCATAATTTGACTAAGCGACATGGGCATCCGAATCGTCTAAAGACGCCGCTCAAGCGTACAGGCAATGGTTGGGAAGCAATTTCCTGGGAAAGGGCATATCAAGAGATTGCTGAACGCATGAGACGAGCGATTGATGTACATGGGCCACAATCTATCATGCACTCGTATGACTATGGATCGAGTGGTCTCACGAAATCGCTGATCGATCGTTTTTTCTACGCTCTTGACGGCTTTACGGAAACGGTGGGGAGTTTGTGCTGGGAGGCGGGACTCGCGGCGCAAACACTGGACTTTGGTGAAGCGCGGAGTCACTCGCCTGAGGATATGGCGATGCATAGTAAACACATTGTGCTGTGGGGTCGCAACGCGGGGGTGACCAACCAGCATCTCATTCCATTTCTTGCTCAGGCAAAGGCAAGGGGAGCCACACTTGCAATTGTCAATCCACTTCCGACACCCTTAGATCGAATGGCGGATTGCATAGTCCGGCCAAAGCCAGGGTCGGATGGGGCATTGGCGCTAGGATTGTGCCGCCAACTTGTAGTGGATGAAAGGTATGATCAGGAATTTGTTCGCATGCATGTACAGGGGTTCCCATCGTTTCGAGCTTTGCTTGAGACATATGATCAGGCGCACGTGACAAAAGTGTGCGGCATTTCACCCGAAGCATTCACTGCGTTGGCAAATCTTTACGCAAAAAAGCCAACAGCCACACTGCTTGGCATCGGATTGCAGCGATACCGCAATGGAGGACATACGATCCGAGCAATCGACGCGCTCTGTGCGATCACGGGTCAAATTGGAGTGCCCGGTGGAGGTGCAAACTACGCCAACCGAGAAGTGGCACGCTTTGTAAACTGGGATTACCTCTCTGGGAAGCGGGAAGTACAGAGGCGCGTGATGTCGCGGACCACTCAGGCGGAAGAAATTTTGCGTGCGAATCCGAAAGTGGATGTTTTGGTTGTGTCGAGAACCAACTTGTTGCGGCAGGTGCCAAACACACATGCCATGCGTCAAGCCATCGCTCACATCGGAACAAAAGTTGTCATTGACATGTTCATGACGGAAACGGCACTTGTCGCTGATTATGTCTTGCCGACAACAAGCATCTTTGAAGAAGAAGACGCGATGGTAACCACCATGTGGAATCCCTATGCAACATATGCCAACCCAGTCGTCGTGCCACCAGAGGGCGTCAAGCCTGATTGGAAAATCTTCTATGAACTGGCGGATGCGATGAATCTTAATGTGGAGAAAGTGGATCCGCAAACGGCGATTCAAATGGCGATGGGACTGACGGATGAGGAACTTAGAGTATGGCAAAGTACGGGGCATCGCAAGTTTCCAATTGCGTCTGTAGCGTACGGAGATTATTCTTTTTTAACCAACTCTGGAAAAATTGAGCTCATTAGCGATGAAGTGGACGTGTTTCAGACAGCTTCTGACGACGAATTGCACGCAGAGTATCCGTATCGACTCTTGACGATTCATCCGGCCTATCGACAAAACTCCCAGATCGAAGGGGCGAATTCACAAGGGGAAATCCCCTTGCTTTATGTCTCTGATGCCGTGATGATACGAGAGCAGCTACAGCAACAGGAGATGGTTATGGTTCAAACGTCTGTTGGGCATATTGAGGCTTATGTGAAATCTGTACCGTCCGCTTCGCGTGACGACGTTCTTTGGCTGGAAGTAGGACTGCGAGGCATCAATGAGATTACGCCCTCACACAAGGCGGATCTTGGAGACAGCAGCGCACAGTACGACCTGTGGTGCAGAATTCAAAAACCCCGTCACTCGATCGATGTGAGGCATTCAGATTAGCTGGCAAAGCGGTCGCAATCGTTTGTCGGTGCGTGTGAGACCAATGCCAATGCACCCTTAGCTCTGCGAAGACGTTCGCGCCATCTTCTTAACCGTCTTCTCATCGACGTTCACTCCTTTCATTTGAGTGCTCATTGGAATGTGTTTTATTTGTTGGAATGTGTTTTGCTTGAAGGTATCTTTTGCTGAATCGGGCGGAAATATCCTCTTCGTATATAATAATATACAAAGTTTTATGGCGGATAGCCCACATTGAATCTAAAATATGGAGTGACAAAGCATGTCGCTAAAAGCGGGCATTGTAGGCTTGCCAAACGTAGGAAAATCGACGCTGTTTAATGCGATTACAAAAGCGGGCGCAGAGGCGGCTAACTACCCCTTTTGTACAATCGACCCCAACGTTGGTGTAGTTGAAGTGCCAGATGAACGTCTTGCGTTGCTGGCCAACGTCGTGCATCCAGAGAAAATTGTGCCGACAACGTTTGAATTTGTCGATATTGCGGGTTTGGTCGCAGGCGCAAGCAAAGGGGAGGGATTGGGCAACAAATTCCTCGCGCACATTCGCGAGGTGGATGCCATCGTTCACGTGGTGCGTTGCTTTGCTGATGATCAGGTTACGCATGTTTCGGGGCGAATCGATCCTCAGGCAGATATTGAGACCATTGAACTTGAGTTGATTTTTGCTGACATGGACACCGTGGCTAGACGGCTGGACCGACTAAGGAAACAGAGTAAGAGCGGGGATACCAAGGTCAAGGAAGAGGTTTCTTTCTTCGAGACCGTTGCCGCACATCTCGAAGAAGGTCTCCCGCTTCGCAGACTTGAGTTTTCGGACGAGCAGCTGTTTTGGCTTCGCGATCTGCACCTGCTTTCCCAAAAACCGGTCATCTACGCTGCGAATGTCACTGAAAGTGAAGTTGCAATGGAAAGCTTGCCGGAGGTTGATCGGGTTAGGGACATAGCGGCAAAAGACCAGGCGCAAGTCGTTGTGATCAGCGCAAAGATTGAGTCGGAATTGGCAGAACTGGATGCAGAGGAACAGCGAGTGTTTTTAGAAGAGTTAGGTCTAAAGGAATCAGGGCTTGACCGCTTGATCCGTTCTTCTTATGAACTGCTCGGGCTTATTACTTACTTTACAGCTGGTGTGCAGGAAGTGCGCGCGTGGACAATTAGGAAAGGAACGCGCGCACCTCAAGCTGCAGGGGTTATTCACACGGATTTTGAAAAAGGGTTTATTCGGGCGGAAGTGGTATCGTGCCAAGATCTCGTTAAGGCAGGTTCATATGTGAATGCCCGTGAACAGGGGAAGCTTCGTCTCGAAGGAAAAGAATACACAGTGACAGATGGAGATGTGATGCATTTTCGCTTCAATGTCTAGAGCGAGTGGTTGAATGTAATGATGTTATGACTGGCGCATTGCGCTGGAATGTTGTATGATCGTATGATGTGAGTGCCTAAAAGGCATTTGAAGGCAGATTCTTGCCGACCTTGCTCCTTCGGGGGCCACAGTCCATAAGGAGGTGAACATGCATGCGCAAGTATGAAACCTTGTACGTGCTCCGTCCAGACCTCGAGCCAGAAAAAACGCAAGAACTTGTTGAACGCTTTAAAGGAGTCGTTACCACGAATGGTGGCGAAACGCTTGAAGTGAACGAATGGGGAAAGCGTCGTTTGGCTTACGAGATCGAGGAGTATCGTGAAGGATACTACGTTCTGATGCAGTACAATGCTGACACAGATTTTACATCCGAACTCGAACGCCTCATGCGGATCAGCGAAGACGTATTGCGATATCTAACGTTGCGTGTCGAGGAGTAACTGGGAGGCCATACGATGCTCAACCGGATTATTCTCATAGGTAGACTCACGCAAGACCCTGAACTTCGCTATACAGCGACAGGAACTGCCGTCGCGTCATTCTCGCTTGCCGTTGACCGTCAGCGGGCAAACCAAGCTGGGGAACGTGAAGCAGATTTTATTAATATTGTCGTCTGGCAAAAGCTTGGCGAACTTTGTGCGCAATATTTGCGCAAAGGTCGAATGGCTGCGGTTGAAGGACGTTTACAAATTCGTCAATATGAAAACCGTGAGGGACAGAAAGTGCGCGTGGCCGAAGTCATCGCTGATAACGTTCGTTTCTTGGATCGTGGCGATGCATCGCCTGCTACTTCAACTGGAACTCAGACACGGAGTGAAGGATCACGCTCGATGAGTGAGTCGCGCTATCAGGATGATCCGTTTGCGGATGATGGACACTCGATTGATATCGTGGATGATGATCTACCGTTCTAGATCGCGTGTAGTGCCCAAGTGTACTTTTGAGGATGGAGGTGAGCAGCATGGCACGTAAGGGTCGTGGTGGAAAGCGTAAACGCGTTTGCCAATTTTGCGTCGATAAGATTGCCGTCGTGGATTATAAAGAGTCTCCAAGACTCGCGAAATATCTCACAGAGCGGGGTAAAATTCTTCCGCGTCGCATCTCGGGAAACTGCGCTGGACACCAGCGTCAAGTTACGGTTGCGATTAAGCGAGCTCGTCAGGTCGCGTTGTTGCCTTATACAACGGAATAAAAACGAGAGTGTCGCATAGTTGGCAAACAAGGGTGGGAGGCGTTTTAAGACGTCTACCGCCCTTGTTTGTGTTATGCTTCACACGGTGTGAGTGGCAGTTCCATGATGAAGTGGGTGCCATTTTCGTCACGGCATGCAGTCAGAGTCCCAGCGTGCAGGTTGACGATGTTTTTTGAGAGGGAGAGTCCAAGGCCAGATCCAGTTTTCTTTGTGGTGAAGAATGGATCGAACATATGGGAAAATGAAAGGTCTGAGATGCCTTCACCGTGATCGATGATCTCAACTCGATAGACATTTTCGCACTGCATTCCGCGCACCTCGATGGGTTGCCCTAAAGGGCTTGCATCTCGCGCATTTTGAAGAAGATGAAGAATCACCTGCTTTAAATCTTCCGGGTTGCCTTGCACATAGGATGTGTCAAGTGAATCACATACCACATCTATCGCCGGTTTGGATGATTCTGCTCGACTTGAACAGAGTGCGTCTAGAATGAGACTGCGCATATTAATGACAACGAAATCACTGTGTACTGGGGATCGCGCATAGGTCATGTACTCGGTGATGAGGGTATTAACGCGATCCAATTCCTCAATCATGATCTTGTAAAGATCGCGATTGCCGTTTGTGGCAGGGTGTCGCTTCTGTTGGATCTGGAGAAACCCGCGCACAGTTGTTAGTGGATTGCGTATTTCGTGCGCCGCCGTTGCTGCCATTTCTGCAACATGCAATCGTTTCTCGTTTTGCAAGGTGTGGCGTTCCCACAAGGTGCGCGCCGTTACATCTTCAAAATAAATATTATAGCCGAGATGCTGATCTGTCCTGTGATCAGATACACGCGTAAGGTGAACCAGCAAGATTTGTGCGTT contains:
- a CDS encoding ParA family protein; the protein is MARVMAIANQKGGVGKTTTSVNLGASLAALGKRVLLIDIDPQGNTTSGVGINKGDVSNCIYDVIMNEVEPRESIVTTDQDNLWIIPATIQLAGAEIELGPTIAREARLRRAIADVRSEYDYILIDCPPSLGLLTINALTASDSVVIPVQCEYYALEGLTQLLSTIRYVQKYFNKSLEIQGVVLTMLDARTNLGIQVIEDVKKYFREKVYQTIIPRNVRLSEAPSHGKSILQYDAKSRGAEVYLDLAKEVIGL
- a CDS encoding ParB/RepB/Spo0J family partition protein, which gives rise to MKAKGGLGKGLEALIPQITENEGDVVIQTVRVSELSPNPYQPRREFDSDRLQELVESIREHGVLQPIVVRKRAVGFGYEIIAGERRFRAAQQVGLHELPAVVRNFSDRDAMEIALIENLQREDLNAIEIAEAYVRIMEHFSLTQEEMAVRVGQSRSHVANLIRLLSLPASLQESVSRGTLSMGHARALLGVDQAELQIQLAKRIESEGLSVRDVEQIVQENRNVPRETNKTDKRKEEREKRPAVLQEYESLFRDCLGTAVRIQQGKRKGKIEIEYYTMDDLERILAIVHAEHR
- a CDS encoding aminotransferase class V-fold PLP-dependent enzyme, with product MTIYLDNAASSWPKPPEVYDAVKNWMQKNGANPGRGSHAMGREAHQLLYTVRSELAHLFHVEDPSRIALLQNITEALNVALFGFLEPNDHVVSNDLEHNSIRRPLERLKSQGVNVNRVQLQNGNELESLAERCNERTKLLVLTHGSNVTGEIIPLQRVVKQIKHIYPNLHVLVDAAQTVGYEEIDVTQSGVDLFAFTGHKGLFGPQGTGGLYVAPGIRLEPLLLGGTGRNSESVDAPLNMPERLESGTRNTPGFAGLLEGIRYLRGVGISTVQQHDFALIQRVFEGLCGLKGVTVLGPPLGSYRLPLLSFTVKGYQSNEVVVILDQHYRIAVRGGLHCAPDVHQQYGTKDTGAIRVSVSWFTTVEEVDLFIAAMKDIVEAIV
- a CDS encoding DUF554 domain-containing protein, which gives rise to MFLAGPIVNTIAIMVGSFIGLVFHRIPERLKVTVMQGMGIFVAVLGISMALQAPNDTLYVILSLVVGGVVGSLMDLEGKLETFGSWLETKLGRSGGKLSQAFVFASLVYGVGSMAILGSIQSGVSGKNTILYLKSALDGFSSVIFTSTMGIGIGLSAFPILLYEGGLAAIAHYFGADLRNAVIISDVTAVGGILIVGIGLNVLEIVKIRVGNLLPSMLVVALLRYAGLHYSSLLLFLHL
- a CDS encoding DUF4446 family protein, with protein sequence MLSFMTTIYRPGILISVAAGSLAFSLITLLIALISSGSVRRLKRRYRQLVRNQEGVDLEDLMKTIHQENEALQNQVRMLARQVESHEMRLKSKVSSVQLFRYNAFREPGNDLSFSLSLIDEEGRGAVLSSIYGREDSRVYAKPLEEGASTYTLTDEEREVIARTMKQSAEAGSGIPKHLMPKSTG
- the yyaC gene encoding spore protease YyaC, with the translated sequence MELFIKNTAGNPIQIDYTDIQAKSVLSNALNHHLVKRDPRRPLIILCIGTDRSTGDALGPFVGTRLLEQNHDCYVFGTLESPVHAVNLKETIQHIERSFVHPYIIAVDACLGQSSSVGKIQFAQGPLKPGAGVNKKLPEVGDVHITGIVNVGGFMEYFVLQNTRLQLVISMAKVIADSIEQSIANHVNSELVQAEDTSPTLTSRLWHQMFRNA
- a CDS encoding DUF951 domain-containing protein, with amino-acid sequence MIEKEFHLGDYVVMKKPHPCGTNEWEIIRMGMDIRIKCRNCGRSVLMQRRDFEKMLKKVVQSKDAAQ
- a CDS encoding molybdopterin-dependent oxidoreductase; the encoded protein is MNWVKTACPLDCYDTCGMLARIDGGKIVEVKGDPDHPITKGRLCVRGHNLTKRHGHPNRLKTPLKRTGNGWEAISWERAYQEIAERMRRAIDVHGPQSIMHSYDYGSSGLTKSLIDRFFYALDGFTETVGSLCWEAGLAAQTLDFGEARSHSPEDMAMHSKHIVLWGRNAGVTNQHLIPFLAQAKARGATLAIVNPLPTPLDRMADCIVRPKPGSDGALALGLCRQLVVDERYDQEFVRMHVQGFPSFRALLETYDQAHVTKVCGISPEAFTALANLYAKKPTATLLGIGLQRYRNGGHTIRAIDALCAITGQIGVPGGGANYANREVARFVNWDYLSGKREVQRRVMSRTTQAEEILRANPKVDVLVVSRTNLLRQVPNTHAMRQAIAHIGTKVVIDMFMTETALVADYVLPTTSIFEEEDAMVTTMWNPYATYANPVVVPPEGVKPDWKIFYELADAMNLNVEKVDPQTAIQMAMGLTDEELRVWQSTGHRKFPIASVAYGDYSFLTNSGKIELISDEVDVFQTASDDELHAEYPYRLLTIHPAYRQNSQIEGANSQGEIPLLYVSDAVMIREQLQQQEMVMVQTSVGHIEAYVKSVPSASRDDVLWLEVGLRGINEITPSHKADLGDSSAQYDLWCRIQKPRHSIDVRHSD
- the ychF gene encoding redox-regulated ATPase YchF, whose amino-acid sequence is MSLKAGIVGLPNVGKSTLFNAITKAGAEAANYPFCTIDPNVGVVEVPDERLALLANVVHPEKIVPTTFEFVDIAGLVAGASKGEGLGNKFLAHIREVDAIVHVVRCFADDQVTHVSGRIDPQADIETIELELIFADMDTVARRLDRLRKQSKSGDTKVKEEVSFFETVAAHLEEGLPLRRLEFSDEQLFWLRDLHLLSQKPVIYAANVTESEVAMESLPEVDRVRDIAAKDQAQVVVISAKIESELAELDAEEQRVFLEELGLKESGLDRLIRSSYELLGLITYFTAGVQEVRAWTIRKGTRAPQAAGVIHTDFEKGFIRAEVVSCQDLVKAGSYVNAREQGKLRLEGKEYTVTDGDVMHFRFNV
- the rpsF gene encoding 30S ribosomal protein S6, with the translated sequence MRKYETLYVLRPDLEPEKTQELVERFKGVVTTNGGETLEVNEWGKRRLAYEIEEYREGYYVLMQYNADTDFTSELERLMRISEDVLRYLTLRVEE
- a CDS encoding single-stranded DNA-binding protein, which encodes MLNRIILIGRLTQDPELRYTATGTAVASFSLAVDRQRANQAGEREADFINIVVWQKLGELCAQYLRKGRMAAVEGRLQIRQYENREGQKVRVAEVIADNVRFLDRGDASPATSTGTQTRSEGSRSMSESRYQDDPFADDGHSIDIVDDDLPF
- the rpsR gene encoding 30S ribosomal protein S18, with the protein product MARKGRGGKRKRVCQFCVDKIAVVDYKESPRLAKYLTERGKILPRRISGNCAGHQRQVTVAIKRARQVALLPYTTE
- a CDS encoding two-component system sensor histidine kinase NtrB, whose amino-acid sequence is MRPERFSRRASALSILLILGAVLVVIKGFHQLAITSLSIIGALEGIVLLRTFLRPTVVCSDEMRMIHDAPFGMLFVDKKNVIQLCNDACSLMLGLEKQQILGNTVCDLCSVLKIALDEFEESAEGSIRERVIRNIELEFIHPQTKNAQILLVHLTRVSDHRTDQHLGYNIYFEDVTARTLWERHTLQNEKRLHVAEMAATAAHEIRNPLTTVRGFLQIQQKRHPATNGNRDLYKIMIEELDRVNTLITEYMTYARSPVHSDFVVINMRSLILDALCSSRAESSKPAIDVVCDSLDTSYVQGNPEDLKQVILHLLQNARDASPLGQPIEVRGMQCENVYRVEIIDHGEGISDLSFSHMFDPFFTTKKTGSGLGLSLSKNIVNLHAGTLTACRDENGTHFIMELPLTPCEA